One genomic window of Planctomycetota bacterium includes the following:
- a CDS encoding class II aldolase/adducin family protein yields the protein MPSSKYQSILKEFRRIGRITYELGYNNTHSGNISVRVGDKILINRRAAMLGFLEDKDIVEVPLNKESPADNKASVELNSHRAILRNTPAKAVLHMHPPKTIALSLIMKSVPPITVEGKLFFRKPVPVLVLKHATGSKEMEKALVKALKTHPMAIVRGHGTFTVGQTIEECLRYASMLEDSSNITFLTRLLKAKR from the coding sequence ATGCCTTCATCAAAATACCAATCCATCCTCAAAGAATTTAGGCGAATCGGGCGTATCACCTACGAACTGGGCTATAACAACACCCACAGCGGCAATATCTCCGTCCGGGTGGGCGATAAAATACTGATTAACCGCCGCGCTGCCATGCTCGGTTTTTTGGAGGATAAAGATATCGTTGAAGTGCCCTTGAACAAGGAAAGCCCTGCTGATAACAAAGCCTCCGTGGAGCTAAATTCCCACCGGGCGATACTGAGAAATACCCCGGCAAAAGCGGTTCTGCACATGCATCCGCCCAAGACCATCGCGCTTTCGCTTATAATGAAATCAGTCCCGCCGATTACCGTGGAAGGGAAGCTCTTTTTCAGGAAGCCGGTCCCGGTTCTTGTCTTAAAACACGCCACCGGTTCCAAGGAAATGGAAAAGGCGCTGGTTAAAGCACTAAAAACCCATCCGATGGCAATAGTACGCGGACACGGTACCTTTACCGTCGGCCAAACCATAGAAGAATGCCTGCGCTATGCCTCCATGCTGGAAGACAGTTCCAATATAACATTTCTTACCAGATTATTAAAAGCCAAGAGGTAA
- a CDS encoding DNA primase encodes MGQLIPEERILEVQQANDIVDIISEYLPLRKSGSGYKALCPFHDEKTPSFLVSPAKQIYHCFGCHKGGNVFTFVMAFEKVNFIEAVKILAEKSGIRLITNPTPQEDYNEKKRATYLKINHWATDYFHKKLSGSDEGEAARAYLAKRGFKQGTIGRFLLGYAPEGWDNLLRASRQDKIKEDHLAELGLILPRKEREGYYDRFRNRLMFPIFNSRDRVVGFGGRALDDTEPVYLNSPESAIFSKGKTLYGLNFAKESADKKGLLCIVEGYTDVMMAHQAGLEWVVATLGTALTEHHIKLLRRFVNKVVLVYDADIAGEKASARTLDMFLSEELDLNIAELPKGLDPYDCIVQKGANVFARAIDQAKDLFSYRMASIRNKYDLNNLDEKAKAIDEVLEMLSLIPNIVKRNLLIKRLAEETQTKENVLRLRLAEREKQKKFAYAPAPKETAVRKTNSAGVMALRNIIEMMIINNDTINKIRKNLISEDFSSPPYVRIITEIFRVYDKYGKVELDTLLSVLSDDPACVNEVIEVTERNIISDKEACREHLDEQIEFFSKQRRQSKEIPLLKKELKETLCKGDDESFRNAQKKYLELRKSLLHKVRSK; translated from the coding sequence ATGGGACAATTAATTCCCGAAGAACGCATCCTGGAAGTTCAGCAGGCGAATGACATCGTAGATATTATATCCGAATACCTACCTCTTAGAAAATCAGGCTCCGGTTACAAGGCTTTATGCCCGTTCCACGACGAAAAGACCCCTTCGTTTTTAGTGTCGCCCGCAAAGCAGATTTACCATTGTTTCGGGTGCCATAAAGGGGGAAATGTTTTTACCTTTGTCATGGCGTTCGAGAAGGTGAATTTTATCGAGGCGGTCAAGATACTGGCCGAGAAAAGCGGGATAAGATTGATCACCAATCCGACCCCGCAGGAAGATTATAACGAGAAGAAAAGGGCGACTTACCTTAAAATAAACCACTGGGCGACGGATTATTTCCACAAGAAATTAAGCGGTTCGGATGAAGGGGAAGCCGCCCGCGCCTATCTTGCCAAAAGGGGGTTTAAACAGGGGACTATCGGCAGGTTTCTTTTGGGTTACGCGCCCGAAGGGTGGGATAATCTGCTTAGGGCTTCCAGGCAGGATAAAATTAAGGAAGATCATCTGGCGGAGCTGGGCCTGATATTGCCGCGCAAGGAGAGGGAAGGATATTACGACCGCTTCAGGAACCGTCTGATGTTCCCGATATTCAACAGCCGCGACCGGGTGGTCGGCTTCGGCGGACGTGCTTTGGATGATACCGAGCCGGTTTACCTGAATTCTCCGGAGAGTGCTATTTTCAGCAAAGGCAAGACTCTATACGGACTGAATTTCGCCAAGGAAAGCGCGGATAAAAAGGGGCTTTTGTGCATCGTAGAAGGTTATACGGACGTGATGATGGCACACCAGGCGGGACTGGAATGGGTGGTGGCGACTTTGGGGACTGCTTTGACCGAACACCACATAAAACTCCTTCGGCGTTTTGTCAATAAGGTGGTTTTGGTTTACGATGCCGATATCGCCGGAGAAAAAGCCTCGGCGCGGACGCTTGATATGTTTTTGTCCGAGGAGCTGGATTTGAATATCGCTGAATTGCCCAAGGGGCTCGACCCTTACGATTGCATCGTCCAGAAAGGCGCGAATGTCTTTGCCAGGGCGATAGACCAGGCAAAGGATTTATTCAGCTACCGGATGGCGTCTATCAGGAATAAGTATGATTTAAACAACCTTGATGAGAAGGCGAAAGCGATTGACGAGGTGCTGGAGATGCTTTCACTGATTCCTAATATCGTCAAAAGGAATTTATTGATTAAGCGTCTGGCCGAAGAAACCCAGACCAAGGAGAATGTCTTGCGTCTGCGTTTGGCCGAACGGGAGAAACAGAAGAAATTCGCCTATGCTCCGGCGCCCAAAGAAACCGCGGTGCGAAAGACAAACTCAGCCGGGGTGATGGCGCTTAGGAATATTATTGAGATGATGATTATCAACAACGACACTATTAACAAAATCCGGAAGAACCTGATATCGGAGGATTTTTCCTCCCCTCCTTATGTGAGGATTATTACAGAGATTTTCCGGGTTTATGATAAATACGGTAAGGTTGAACTGGATACGCTTTTGTCTGTTTTGTCTGATGACCCGGCTTGCGTCAACGAGGTGATCGAAGTGACGGAACGCAATATCATCAGCGACAAAGAGGCCTGCCGGGAACACTTGGATGAACAGATTGAATTCTTCAGCAAACAGCGA
- a CDS encoding alcohol dehydrogenase catalytic domain-containing protein, whose amino-acid sequence MRVAMYYNNKDIRIEEQPKPQAGKGELVMRIEASGICGSDVMEWYRIKKAPLVLGHEVAGVVDEIGQGVTKYKKGDRIVAAHHVPCNTCHYCQSGHHTTCDTLRQTNFHPGGFAEYVRLPAINVERGVFKIPEGISFEEATFTEPLACVLRGQRQANIKKGQSVLVIGSGIAGLLHIKCARALGAGKIFATDIDDFRLDSAKKFGADFAVKSTEYSPAMLQKNNDGRLADLVILCAGATSAVKQALESVERGGTILFFAPTNDEEITVPINKLFWRNEVTMTSSYAGSEKDHLDAMELIRSKKVAVKDMITHRFGLKDTVKGFQLTARPDKSIKIIIEPHR is encoded by the coding sequence ATGCGCGTGGCAATGTACTACAATAATAAAGATATCCGTATCGAGGAACAACCCAAACCACAGGCGGGCAAAGGGGAACTCGTTATGCGGATAGAGGCAAGCGGTATCTGCGGAAGCGATGTTATGGAATGGTACCGCATAAAAAAGGCACCGCTGGTTTTAGGGCACGAGGTCGCCGGCGTTGTGGATGAAATCGGACAAGGCGTGACCAAGTATAAAAAAGGAGACCGCATCGTCGCCGCGCACCACGTTCCCTGCAATACCTGCCATTATTGCCAAAGCGGCCACCACACAACCTGCGATACTTTAAGACAAACTAATTTCCATCCGGGCGGATTTGCCGAATACGTTCGCCTGCCGGCAATAAATGTCGAGCGAGGTGTCTTTAAGATACCGGAGGGCATCTCTTTCGAAGAAGCCACTTTTACCGAGCCTTTGGCATGCGTCCTGCGCGGGCAAAGACAGGCAAATATTAAAAAGGGGCAAAGCGTGCTTGTCATCGGAAGCGGAATCGCCGGGCTCTTACATATAAAATGCGCGCGCGCCTTGGGAGCGGGCAAGATATTTGCCACGGATATTGACGATTTCCGGCTGGATTCGGCAAAGAAGTTCGGAGCGGATTTTGCCGTAAAATCGACCGAATACTCACCTGCCATGTTACAAAAGAATAATGACGGCCGTCTGGCTGATTTGGTTATCCTTTGCGCCGGCGCGACAAGCGCGGTAAAGCAGGCGTTGGAATCAGTGGAACGGGGGGGGACGATTCTCTTCTTCGCCCCGACCAATGATGAGGAAATCACCGTCCCGATAAACAAACTCTTCTGGAGGAACGAAGTCACCATGACCTCTTCCTATGCGGGAAGCGAAAAAGACCATCTTGACGCCATGGAATTAATCCGCTCCAAGAAAGTCGCTGTCAAGGATATGATTACCCACCGCTTTGGATTAAAAGATACGGTCAAAGGATTCCAGCTCACTGCCCGCCCGGATAAATCTATTAAAATAATTATTGAACCACATAGATAA